Within the Vespa crabro chromosome 5, iyVesCrab1.2, whole genome shotgun sequence genome, the region GGCTGAGTACCTTGTGTGTCTCTTAAATGCTCGGCACTTCCAGCCTTGAATTTCGAAGTTGTATAAATCCATCGAAAggtctatttatatattacgaaCAGATCGGCATTGTTTTTACCTTGAACAATTCGCTACTATTTGGTACAACCGTGTCGAGAGTTGCACTAAGTTCCATCAGAGGTTTCATGATTTGCTTGAGATGTTGAAGTTGCTCACAGGCGAACAGGAGCCATGAACAGAAAAGAACATCGAGAGAATTCGAGTTCACCATAGTGAAGAATAACCAATAGAATTGATAAATCAGAGTCATGACGTGTGACATGCCATGGCTAGGATCGTAAGGATACCAAGAACGAACCATCAATCTAGGAATCTGTAATCGTATATCAAAGCAAAAGAGATTGAGAAAATGTGAAGAATAAGTTGacaattgtttttatcaatgtAAAACGTTAGGACATGTTACCTCCACTAAAGAGGTCTCGTTTGTTTCAGGGTCAGTGACTTTTTTCACAGAATCACCGACGAACGTGATACCAGTCCAAGCAATAACTGATAAGATCGTTGTTGCTCCAACAGCGAAGAGCAaagttctcatttttttcaacGCTATCGCATGATACCTAGCATTGCTTTCGGCGAAGAGTGGATGACTATTTGGATTGTTCCAAATAGCCAATACTCTATAAAATAACTTGCTTCTGACCGCgaagtatattattttgacCACAGGATGTGTAAAGAATAGTAACGTAATTGTATTAGCTGTGAGATCGTCAACGTCGCCACTCTCAAGGGCAAGATTTATTCCAGCGAAACAGAATTGAAGAAGAATCAGAAATAAATGAACCTGAGAAAACGTAAGATAAACGATTGCATTGACCATCGTCATATATCAGTATTAAATCTGATAAACCCTCCCAGAAAAAGTATACTCACGCAGCAATATACTTTATGCATGATCTTGGTAGAACTTTCAATATAATTGAACATAAAGTGTCCACCGAATTGCATAATACGAATATTCGGCATCAAATCCGCTACTAAACCTTGCTGTTTTAATTTCATCTACAACAATCaaagttggaatatttcaaaatccaACGTAAACGATACGTTGTTTTCTTTGAAACGTTATATCGATCATGTTGCAATTGAAGGAAGTATTGTGGCTTACCTTGACGGTTGCTTTTATATCCAGTCAGCACAAAAAACTTTAAACAAACACCAGTTGTAAAGCACAAGATCACCGGGATATTAGGGAGTATCGTTgatcaatgatattttttgaTCATTCAAAAAAGGAATAAGTTAGACTGTTAGGATAACAATTTGATTATATCCGTTCTTCTCACATACACTCTCACAAAGAGGGTTGCGTCGTCTTC harbors:
- the LOC124424530 gene encoding odorant receptor coreceptor; this encodes MKLKQQGLVADLMPNIRIMQFGGHFMFNYIESSTKIMHKVYCCVHLFLILLQFCFAGINLALESGDVDDLTANTITLLFFTHPVVKIIYFAVRSKLFYRVLAIWNNPNSHPLFAESNARYHAIALKKMRTLLFAVGATTILSVIAWTGITFVGDSVKKVTDPETNETSLVEIPRLMVRSWYPYDPSHGMSHVMTLIYQFYWLFFTMVNSNSLDVLFCSWLLFACEQLQHLKQIMKPLMELSATLDTVVPNSSELFKAGSAEHLRDTQGTQPAPQPPPPGGESMLDLDLRGIYSNRQDFTTTFRPTAGMTFNGGVGPNGLTKKQEMLVRSAIKYWVERHKHVVRLVTAIGDAYGIALLLHMLTTTITLTLLAYQATKVNAVNVYSATVIGYFLYTLGQVFLFCIFGNRLIEESSSVMEAAYSCHWYDGSEEAKTFVQIVCQQCQKAMSISGAKFFTVSLDLFASVLGAVVTYFMVLVQLN